A genomic window from Nosocomiicoccus massiliensis includes:
- the fdhD gene encoding formate dehydrogenase accessory sulfurtransferase FdhD codes for MDIISNETIIKYKNNAFETLTDKVATEFPLTIYINDTEFATLVCTPDHLEELVIGFLASEGVIRSFNDIKTMNIDDRGGFCHIETTREIPIDVFSFTKRVLGSCCGKSRQFYFQSDMEMSKVSMSKTKVTPEQIVDLMETMQNTSDVFKETGGIHNASIASPDGIIVQRGDIGRHNALDKLYGYCLKNGITVHDKVIIFSGRMSSEVLTKVSKIGVGIVLSKSAPTDLALRLAEDLNITAVGFIRRGGFNIYSHPNRVIGAKEE; via the coding sequence TTGGATATTATTTCAAATGAAACGATTATAAAATATAAAAATAATGCATTCGAAACGTTAACTGACAAGGTCGCTACAGAGTTTCCATTAACGATTTACATCAATGACACAGAGTTTGCAACACTCGTTTGTACTCCAGACCATCTCGAAGAGTTAGTCATTGGTTTTTTAGCCTCTGAAGGAGTGATTCGTTCGTTTAACGATATTAAAACGATGAACATCGATGACCGTGGTGGTTTTTGTCACATTGAAACAACTCGAGAAATTCCGATTGATGTGTTCAGCTTTACAAAACGCGTCCTCGGGTCATGTTGTGGTAAAAGTCGACAGTTTTATTTCCAAAGTGATATGGAGATGTCAAAAGTATCGATGTCTAAAACGAAAGTGACACCAGAGCAGATTGTTGACCTTATGGAGACGATGCAAAATACGTCTGACGTCTTTAAAGAAACTGGCGGTATTCATAACGCGAGTATTGCTTCACCTGACGGAATCATCGTACAACGTGGAGATATCGGTCGACATAACGCACTCGATAAACTTTACGGCTATTGCTTAAAAAACGGTATTACCGTTCACGACAAAGTGATTATTTTTAGTGGAAGAATGTCTTCTGAAGTATTAACGAAAGTGTCTAAAATCGGAGTCGGTATCGTATTATCTAAATCTGCACCAACAGACTTGGCGCTTCGCCTTGCTGAAGATTTAAATATAACGGCAGTCGGTTTTATTAGACGTGGTGGATTCAATATTTATAGCCATCCGA
- a CDS encoding OFA family MFS transporter, with protein MGSVYAWSVFTQPLQDKIGWTLSEVSLIFSIAIFFLGTSAAFMGHFVEARGPRASGLISTIFFASGLIVSGFAVQIESLWLLYLGYGVLGGIGLGIGYITPVSTLVKWFPDRRGMATGLAIMGFGFAAMIASPVMGYLIDSVGIANTFYIMGATYFVIMLSASLYIERPPEGYHPSGVPLEEQPEQNKDYVQLVANEAIKTRRFYFLWLMLFINITCGIAILAVASPMGQEVAGLSVKSAALMVGIMGVFNGAGRLFWASISDYIGRPNVYTIYFIIQIVVFALLPFTTNGVLFMIMLFIMISCYGGGFSAIPAYIADLFGTKQLGAIHGYILTAWALAGLVGPFIVAKIYEATQSYDMTLYIFVAMFVVALIISILIRSDIAKIKRESELNN; from the coding sequence ATCGGGTCTGTTTATGCGTGGAGTGTATTTACTCAACCATTACAAGACAAAATTGGTTGGACGTTAAGTGAAGTATCGCTAATTTTTAGTATCGCGATATTTTTCTTAGGAACATCTGCAGCATTTATGGGTCACTTTGTTGAAGCGAGAGGACCAAGAGCATCAGGTTTAATCTCAACGATATTCTTCGCATCTGGTTTAATCGTTTCTGGGTTTGCCGTACAGATTGAAAGTCTTTGGTTACTATATCTTGGTTACGGTGTCCTCGGTGGTATTGGACTCGGTATCGGGTACATTACACCAGTTTCAACTTTAGTTAAATGGTTCCCAGATCGACGTGGAATGGCGACAGGTCTTGCAATTATGGGATTCGGATTTGCAGCGATGATCGCAAGTCCAGTAATGGGGTACTTAATCGATTCAGTTGGAATCGCAAACACGTTTTACATAATGGGTGCGACATACTTCGTAATTATGCTTTCAGCGAGTCTCTATATCGAAAGACCACCTGAAGGTTACCACCCATCAGGTGTTCCATTAGAAGAACAACCAGAGCAAAATAAAGACTACGTGCAACTTGTTGCGAACGAAGCAATTAAAACACGTCGATTCTATTTCTTATGGTTAATGTTATTCATAAATATTACGTGTGGAATCGCGATATTAGCAGTTGCAAGTCCAATGGGACAAGAAGTTGCAGGTTTATCTGTAAAGAGTGCGGCACTGATGGTAGGAATTATGGGAGTATTTAACGGTGCAGGACGATTATTCTGGGCAAGTATCTCAGATTATATTGGTCGACCAAATGTGTATACTATATACTTCATCATTCAAATCGTCGTATTTGCGTTACTACCGTTTACAACAAACGGCGTACTATTCATGATTATGTTATTCATCATGATTTCTTGTTACGGTGGAGGATTCTCAGCAATTCCAGCGTATATCGCTGACTTGTTCGGTACAAAACAACTCGGTGCAATCCACGGATATATTTTAACAGCTTGGGCACTTGCAGGTTTAGTTGGACCATTTATCGTAGCAAAAATTTACGAAGCAACACAAAGTTACGACATGACATTATACATTTTCGTTGCGATGTTTGTCGTAGCGTTAATAATTTCGATTCTCATCCGCTCAGATATTGCTAAAATTAAAAGAGAATCAGAGTTAAACAACTAA
- a CDS encoding FdhF/YdeP family oxidoreductase produces MGKTLHPGPINKTKRWDPKLWVSPIPFGLTKVKPHHMRDTAKIVWKNRDNLNYAKNIILKGVCDGCALGVSGLQDQTLNGPHMCTTRFNVLRLNTAPPIDPEFLHQDIDELRKYSSRELREKGRIPYPMIRRKGERRFTRISWDEAMEQISDKMRELDPKQYAFYLTSRGITNESYYVAAKIARFLGTNHIDNASRICHSPSKSALMRSIGVGASTCNYQDWLGTDVLVFWGSVASNASPVSTKYMMEAKKRGTKIIVINPYREPALENYWVPSVTESALFGTKIADEFYEVNIGGDIALMHGIMKHWFDMEEAREGAAINHEFIKDHVNNYEDLVENVKSQDWDEIVKSSGISKSDIIELSETLAQAKTGVMVWALGLTMHSHATDNISQVANIALLRGWLGKKHCGLMPLRGHSSVQGSGEMGADPFSLPGGGFDDKNVERIEKLWGFDLPNWPGDTVGVTIENAMLDEDNERKLKLYYMSGGNFLETMPNPDFVEQALANLDIRVHQDIILNTSTLVDAKEAVIVLPAKTRYEQDGGGLSTSTERMVYFSPEIEGNRNRIEEARSEWQIYVDLAKRVKPEDSHLIDFKSGQEIRNEIAKGNPAYDGVQYLTKAGDVYQYGGAWLCEGGVCPTPDGRANLITMEIPKSNEKAGEYKLLMRRGSQFNSMVYGDLDNFNHMGRHDVLINPKDAKRQAIEDGEAIVLYNKNGVFQGHARYADIREGNVGTLFPEGNFLAQIGVYESFVEMPDYNANVKVEKADFFNANKDRQYLEKPVPDLEDNPN; encoded by the coding sequence ATGGGCAAAACATTACATCCAGGTCCAATTAATAAGACAAAACGCTGGGACCCCAAATTATGGGTAAGTCCAATTCCATTTGGATTAACTAAAGTTAAACCACATCATATGAGAGATACAGCCAAAATCGTATGGAAAAATAGAGATAACTTAAACTACGCCAAAAACATCATTTTAAAAGGTGTATGTGACGGGTGTGCATTAGGTGTGTCTGGTCTTCAAGACCAAACGTTAAACGGTCCACATATGTGTACGACACGTTTTAACGTATTACGTTTAAATACTGCACCACCAATTGACCCAGAGTTTTTACACCAAGATATCGATGAGTTACGCAAATACTCAAGTCGTGAGCTCCGTGAAAAAGGAAGAATTCCTTATCCGATGATCCGCCGTAAAGGCGAGCGTCGTTTTACACGTATTTCTTGGGATGAGGCAATGGAGCAAATTTCAGATAAAATGCGTGAATTAGATCCGAAACAATACGCGTTTTACTTAACGAGTCGTGGGATTACAAACGAATCGTACTATGTAGCAGCTAAAATAGCGCGTTTCTTAGGTACAAACCATATCGATAACGCATCACGTATTTGTCACTCACCATCTAAATCAGCATTAATGCGCTCAATTGGTGTTGGTGCCTCAACTTGTAACTATCAAGACTGGCTAGGTACAGATGTACTAGTATTCTGGGGATCTGTTGCATCTAACGCATCACCAGTATCAACGAAATACATGATGGAAGCGAAAAAACGTGGTACGAAAATTATCGTCATTAACCCGTACCGTGAACCAGCACTTGAAAATTATTGGGTACCATCGGTAACAGAATCTGCATTATTCGGAACGAAAATTGCAGATGAGTTCTATGAAGTAAATATCGGTGGAGATATCGCGTTAATGCACGGTATCATGAAGCATTGGTTTGATATGGAAGAAGCACGTGAAGGTGCAGCCATTAACCATGAATTTATTAAAGACCATGTAAACAACTACGAAGACTTAGTAGAAAACGTAAAATCACAAGATTGGGATGAAATTGTTAAGTCTTCAGGTATTTCTAAGAGTGATATTATCGAGCTTTCTGAAACACTAGCGCAAGCAAAAACAGGTGTTATGGTATGGGCGCTCGGTTTAACGATGCACTCACACGCAACAGATAACATCTCACAAGTTGCGAACATCGCGTTATTACGTGGATGGTTAGGTAAAAAACATTGCGGATTAATGCCACTACGTGGACACTCAAGTGTTCAAGGTTCAGGAGAAATGGGTGCAGATCCATTCTCACTTCCTGGTGGAGGATTTGACGATAAAAACGTCGAAAGAATCGAGAAGTTATGGGGCTTTGACTTACCAAACTGGCCTGGAGATACAGTCGGTGTAACGATTGAAAACGCAATGTTAGACGAAGACAACGAAAGAAAACTAAAACTATACTATATGTCAGGTGGTAACTTCTTAGAGACGATGCCAAACCCTGACTTTGTAGAACAAGCTTTAGCTAACTTAGATATTCGTGTGCACCAAGATATTATTTTAAATACGTCTACACTTGTCGATGCAAAAGAAGCAGTCATCGTATTACCAGCGAAAACTCGTTACGAGCAAGACGGCGGTGGTTTATCGACATCTACAGAGCGTATGGTTTACTTCTCCCCTGAAATTGAAGGAAACCGTAATAGAATCGAAGAAGCACGTAGTGAGTGGCAGATCTATGTCGATCTCGCTAAACGTGTGAAACCTGAAGATAGTCATTTAATCGACTTTAAATCAGGACAAGAGATTCGTAACGAAATCGCAAAAGGTAACCCTGCATATGACGGAGTACAGTACTTAACTAAAGCAGGAGACGTTTACCAATATGGTGGCGCTTGGTTATGTGAAGGTGGCGTATGTCCAACACCAGACGGCCGTGCGAACTTAATTACGATGGAGATTCCAAAGAGTAATGAAAAAGCTGGAGAGTATAAACTCTTAATGCGCCGTGGTTCACAGTTTAACTCAATGGTTTACGGAGACTTAGATAACTTTAACCACATGGGTCGTCATGATGTACTGATCAACCCGAAAGACGCTAAGCGTCAAGCGATTGAAGACGGAGAAGCAATTGTACTTTACAACAAAAATGGAGTATTCCAAGGTCATGCGAGATACGCAGACATCCGTGAAGGTAACGTTGGTACGTTATTCCCAGAAGGAAACTTCTTAGCTCAAATCGGTGTATACGAGAGTTTCGTAGAAATGCCAGATTATAACGCAAACGTTAAAGTTGAAAAAGCAGACTTCTTCAACGCAAATAAAGACAGACAATATTTAGAAAAACCAGTACCGGATTTAGAAGATAATCCGAACTAA
- a CDS encoding metal-dependent hydrolase family protein, with product MSKLLVKNVNLINGSDEDVLENTSVLVEDGKFVEVNPKSVDDSVEVLDGEGRYLVPGFIDSHVHLATEFQPLAEKLAQPFSYNFFKSIEYARNTINAGITTVRDAYGADLGFKKAVEDELVVGPRMVISVSALSITGGHGDSTNYSGIDVPLITPHPGLPSNIADGVEEVRKKTREILRAGADVIKVMATGGVSTPTDHPRFTQYSQEELNVIVEEARYRNGVKVMAHAQGEEGIQQCLDAGIHSIEHGIYLTDKIIDQMKEQGTFLVPTLLAPVSVIEFAEELGVSEVGLKKSKEVLDAHVESFKKAHKSGVKIAMGTDAGVFKHGTNLRELELMVEHGMTPMEAIIASTKTAAECLELDNVGQIAPGFLADFVLLKENPLENIGSLKDNDNILVVAKEGKVLKDIR from the coding sequence ATGAGTAAATTATTAGTTAAAAATGTAAATCTTATCAATGGCTCGGACGAAGACGTATTAGAAAATACAAGTGTCCTAGTTGAAGATGGTAAGTTTGTAGAAGTGAATCCAAAATCAGTCGATGATTCTGTCGAAGTACTAGATGGTGAAGGAAGATATTTAGTACCAGGCTTTATTGATTCACACGTCCATCTCGCGACAGAATTTCAGCCACTTGCTGAAAAACTTGCACAACCATTTTCTTATAACTTTTTTAAATCGATTGAATACGCGCGAAATACAATTAACGCAGGGATTACAACAGTACGTGATGCGTATGGTGCAGATTTAGGATTTAAAAAAGCGGTTGAAGACGAACTCGTCGTCGGTCCGAGAATGGTAATTTCGGTATCTGCATTATCTATTACTGGCGGTCACGGTGATTCAACGAACTATTCTGGTATTGATGTACCACTTATTACACCACATCCAGGACTACCATCGAATATCGCAGATGGCGTTGAAGAAGTACGTAAAAAAACACGTGAAATATTACGTGCAGGCGCAGACGTTATTAAAGTTATGGCTACAGGTGGTGTTTCTACGCCGACAGATCATCCGAGATTTACACAATATTCTCAAGAAGAACTGAATGTCATCGTCGAAGAAGCACGCTATAGAAATGGCGTTAAAGTCATGGCACATGCTCAAGGTGAAGAAGGTATTCAGCAATGTTTAGATGCGGGTATCCACTCAATTGAGCACGGGATTTATTTAACGGATAAAATTATTGATCAAATGAAAGAGCAAGGGACATTTTTAGTACCAACATTACTCGCACCAGTGTCTGTGATTGAATTTGCTGAAGAACTTGGGGTGAGCGAAGTCGGATTAAAGAAATCAAAAGAAGTGTTAGATGCACATGTTGAGAGTTTTAAGAAGGCGCATAAAAGTGGTGTGAAAATCGCAATGGGTACAGATGCAGGTGTGTTTAAACACGGGACGAACTTAAGAGAGTTAGAACTAATGGTCGAGCATGGAATGACACCGATGGAAGCAATTATCGCGTCTACAAAGACAGCTGCAGAATGCTTAGAACTCGATAACGTCGGTCAAATTGCACCTGGATTTTTAGCAGACTTCGTATTATTAAAAGAGAACCCACTAGAAAATATCGGAAGTCTAAAAGACAATGACAACATACTCGTCGTTGCGAAAGAAGGAAAAGTTTTAAAAGATATACGATAA
- a CDS encoding Na/Pi cotransporter family protein, producing the protein MDATPMQIIFSFLGGLGIFLYGIKSMGDGLQAAAGDRLREILNRMTATPIRGILAGMLVTILIQSSSGTTVITIGLVSAGFMTLKQAIGVIMGANIGTTVTAFIIGLDIGEYALPVLAVGSFLLFFFNKTSINNLGRILFGFGALFFGLELMGEGVKPLADLEAFRNLMLEMSDNSFLGLGVGVILTVIVQSSSATIAILQNFYLNDLVDLNAALPILLGDNIGTTITAILAALVGSLAAKRAAAVHVIFNVIGAIIFMILMPLFVMYVDFLQSALNLNKPMTIAFAHGSYNVINTLIQLPFIGVLAWIVTKIVPGKDLVEDYKPNFLDPILLRQSPQLATQSAQSEVKNLGLIISDTFKDLFKYVENPTDKRYRKIIEKVQLVDNVQESIRKYLMDILELQNQRNIDSENIAALLEVTRIYTNTAKFIEDFANEYKIKEEDRIKISDAAFEGLETMMKHVKRSLDMTVDSIDIYNPSGLERIIQLSNQSNKIEHKLRQDHVSRLNDGTCSPESGAVYAELIALLERIGYNSRNISETILYSTRHELPEEFTIYD; encoded by the coding sequence ATGGATGCTACTCCAATGCAAATTATCTTCTCGTTCCTCGGGGGACTCGGGATATTTTTATATGGGATAAAATCAATGGGAGACGGTTTACAAGCAGCCGCCGGTGACCGTTTACGTGAAATATTAAACCGTATGACCGCAACACCAATACGTGGAATTTTAGCAGGGATGCTTGTTACGATACTCATACAGAGTAGTTCGGGGACGACTGTAATTACAATCGGTCTCGTATCTGCAGGCTTTATGACATTAAAACAAGCAATTGGTGTCATAATGGGTGCAAACATCGGTACGACCGTCACAGCGTTTATTATCGGTTTAGATATTGGTGAGTACGCACTACCAGTACTTGCTGTCGGAAGCTTTCTACTATTTTTCTTTAACAAAACATCAATTAATAATCTTGGACGTATATTATTTGGTTTCGGTGCGTTATTCTTCGGACTTGAACTCATGGGAGAGGGTGTGAAACCTCTCGCAGACTTAGAGGCATTTCGTAACTTAATGTTAGAAATGAGTGATAACAGCTTCTTAGGTCTAGGTGTAGGGGTTATATTAACAGTCATCGTACAAAGTTCGAGTGCGACGATCGCGATTTTACAAAACTTTTATTTAAATGACCTCGTTGACTTAAATGCTGCTCTACCAATATTACTAGGAGATAATATTGGTACGACAATTACAGCAATACTTGCAGCACTTGTTGGATCTCTCGCAGCTAAACGTGCGGCTGCCGTACACGTTATCTTTAACGTTATCGGTGCCATAATCTTCATGATATTAATGCCTTTATTCGTCATGTATGTCGACTTTTTACAGTCTGCATTAAACTTAAATAAGCCAATGACAATCGCATTTGCACACGGTTCATACAACGTAATTAACACGTTAATTCAATTACCATTCATCGGTGTACTTGCTTGGATTGTAACTAAAATTGTACCTGGTAAAGATCTCGTAGAAGATTATAAACCAAATTTCTTAGACCCTATTTTACTTAGACAATCACCTCAACTTGCAACACAAAGTGCACAGAGTGAAGTGAAAAACCTAGGGTTAATTATTTCTGATACGTTTAAAGATTTATTTAAATACGTTGAAAACCCGACCGATAAACGATATCGAAAAATTATCGAAAAAGTTCAACTCGTAGATAATGTACAAGAGAGTATCCGAAAGTACTTAATGGATATACTTGAACTTCAAAACCAGCGTAATATCGATAGTGAAAATATCGCTGCACTACTTGAAGTTACACGTATTTACACGAATACAGCTAAGTTCATTGAAGACTTTGCTAACGAGTATAAAATAAAAGAAGAAGATCGCATCAAAATCTCAGATGCTGCATTTGAAGGTCTTGAGACAATGATGAAACACGTCAAACGTTCACTTGATATGACGGTGGATTCTATAGATATTTACAATCCTTCAGGACTTGAAAGAATCATTCAACTAAGTAATCAATCGAATAAAATCGAACATAAATTACGTCAAGACCACGTGTCACGCCTTAACGATGGTACGTGCTCACCTGAATCTGGTGCTGTCTATGCTGAACTGATCGCATTACTTGAGCGTATCGGTTATAACTCTAGAAACATCTCAGAAACAATCCTTTACTCAACAAGACATGAGTTACCAGAAGAATTTACAATTTATGACTAA
- a CDS encoding DUF368 domain-containing protein — translation MRWSNVIRGFFMGITEMLPGISSGTLMLLLGIYDQTLVAINELFTKRYKKSLMFLIPLFIGMGIAIVTMSSLINYMLNTHPIITHFFFLGLVIGVIPMMFKLGNYKVEFKTVHYSIIVVVTALLFLMDYFVLEKSDVTSVEMSTTMLMWLFICGFLGASALILPGLSGSVILLMLGAYPILMYSISEFLSFNFTVTPVLVAVGLGIIAGVLLTSRVLHYLLRVYPYLMYALIIGLLAGSVFPIFNGLPSRPTEWVISLIAFVLGLFISYYMSIKNNSDTI, via the coding sequence ATGAGATGGAGTAACGTTATTCGAGGGTTCTTTATGGGTATTACAGAAATGTTGCCAGGTATTAGTAGTGGTACGTTAATGTTATTACTCGGAATATATGATCAAACACTCGTAGCAATAAACGAATTATTTACAAAACGATATAAGAAGTCATTAATGTTTTTAATCCCACTTTTCATTGGGATGGGAATTGCGATCGTGACGATGTCATCACTGATAAACTACATGTTAAATACGCACCCTATAATTACCCACTTTTTCTTTTTAGGACTAGTAATTGGTGTCATACCAATGATGTTTAAATTAGGTAATTATAAAGTGGAGTTTAAAACAGTACATTATTCTATTATCGTAGTAGTGACAGCATTACTATTTTTAATGGATTATTTTGTATTAGAAAAGTCAGATGTAACGTCAGTTGAAATGAGCACGACGATGTTAATGTGGCTGTTTATATGTGGTTTTTTAGGAGCGAGTGCTTTAATATTACCTGGGTTATCTGGGTCAGTGATACTACTTATGCTCGGTGCGTATCCGATACTCATGTATTCGATATCTGAATTTTTATCATTTAACTTTACAGTAACACCGGTATTAGTGGCTGTTGGGCTCGGTATTATCGCGGGAGTATTACTAACGAGCCGAGTGCTACATTATTTACTACGCGTTTATCCGTATTTAATGTACGCACTTATAATCGGATTGTTAGCTGGCTCAGTCTTCCCGATATTTAATGGTCTCCCGAGTCGTCCAACAGAGTGGGTAATTTCACTTATAGCGTTTGTACTTGGGTTATTTATCAGCTACTATATGTCGATAAAAAACAACTCAGACACTATTTAA
- a CDS encoding lipid II:glycine glycyltransferase FemX produces MYKKLNVNENDYNTFIETHKNGDLLQLTDWAESKKLTGWYYKRIAIGNDEKIVGAATLQFKKIPKTKFTLCYISRGFVVDYTDEAAVKTLLSETIDVALKENSYVIKIDPDIPEDEKDTLKLLKSLGFRHHGFLDGMSKDAIQPRQTMVTDVSVDDKALLQSFDRNNRTRVRRALRMGTVVKRASREDLKTFHELMKITGERDGFLTRDITYFESMYDALHDNGHMELFLVELNPKNVKENIEKDILKVNKDIKKADKIADETKKQNQLDNLNNRLSKLNTQLEEIKEIKSTEVLSGALYAQCGEKSYYLYGASSNDYRDFLPNHHMQFHMMQYARAHGAKSYDFGGTSVSPPEDSEYFGLWQFKSQWGTEVSNKIGEFDYVLNRPLYHLLNAAVPLYQKSKMFLNKIRK; encoded by the coding sequence ATGTATAAAAAATTAAATGTGAACGAAAACGACTATAACACGTTTATTGAGACACATAAAAATGGCGACTTACTTCAGTTAACCGATTGGGCGGAATCTAAAAAGTTAACAGGTTGGTACTATAAGCGTATCGCTATTGGAAACGATGAAAAAATTGTAGGTGCAGCGACGTTACAATTTAAAAAAATTCCAAAAACAAAGTTTACGCTCTGCTACATATCGAGGGGATTTGTCGTCGATTATACCGATGAAGCGGCTGTAAAGACGTTATTATCCGAAACGATAGACGTCGCATTAAAAGAAAATAGTTACGTCATTAAAATCGATCCAGACATTCCTGAAGATGAAAAGGATACATTAAAACTCTTAAAGTCCCTCGGATTTAGACACCACGGATTTTTAGATGGTATGAGTAAAGACGCGATTCAACCACGTCAAACGATGGTGACAGACGTTTCGGTCGACGACAAAGCACTACTTCAAAGTTTCGATAGAAATAACCGTACGAGAGTCCGACGTGCGTTACGCATGGGGACAGTGGTAAAACGTGCATCTCGTGAAGATTTAAAAACGTTTCACGAACTGATGAAAATCACCGGCGAACGAGACGGCTTTTTAACACGCGACATTACGTATTTTGAATCGATGTACGATGCACTCCACGACAACGGGCATATGGAACTGTTTTTAGTCGAACTAAATCCTAAAAACGTAAAAGAAAATATTGAAAAAGACATTTTAAAAGTTAATAAAGATATTAAAAAAGCGGATAAAATCGCCGACGAGACGAAAAAACAAAACCAATTAGACAATCTCAACAACCGTTTAAGCAAATTAAATACACAACTTGAAGAAATAAAAGAGATTAAATCGACAGAAGTATTATCTGGTGCGTTATACGCGCAATGTGGTGAAAAATCGTATTACTTATACGGTGCGTCATCTAACGATTACCGTGACTTTTTACCGAATCATCATATGCAGTTTCATATGATGCAATATGCAAGAGCACACGGCGCAAAAAGTTATGACTTTGGAGGGACGAGTGTTTCACCGCCAGAAGACTCAGAGTATTTTGGGCTATGGCAATTTAAAAGTCAGTGGGGGACAGAAGTATCTAATAAGATCGGTGAATTTGATTACGTATTAAACCGACCATTGTATCACTTACTCAATGCAGCCGTACCGCTGTATCAAAAATCTAAAATGTTTTTAAATAAAATTAGAAAATAG
- a CDS encoding MFS transporter, giving the protein MTENLKEKILFIMLIQFLIYFGFSMIIPVMPELVVVFGVSTLHLGFIIAIYSIASFISAPFFGTLSDRIGRRPLLIGGLFVFMLSFLVFAIFSNSLAVLYISRFIAGMASGALYVATTSMVADITSIETRTKYMGLIGMAMGIGFVFGPGIGGLLASVSVSAPFFMTAIIIFIALIFSVLKIQETYRSNTDIERGITVQKEYFIQPVGILLVATFVVMFMMSGMESTFQLLGKEKIDITPGEMGVLFFIGGIFNAIIQGGVIRKLKDGQEYGAMIIGQAMALIAFIMLPFMTGLFYAGICIVLLMSGNALVRTLMTSQITKEARHHEVGKMTATTYSLDSLGRIVGPIFFNILFLIHYGVPFVFGALLVLLSTFFIYQYYRKRGQVA; this is encoded by the coding sequence ATGACAGAGAATTTAAAAGAGAAGATTTTATTTATTATGCTCATCCAGTTTTTAATTTATTTTGGGTTTAGTATGATTATTCCTGTTATGCCGGAGTTAGTCGTCGTATTTGGTGTGAGCACTCTGCACTTAGGTTTCATTATCGCAATTTATTCGATTGCAAGTTTTATATCTGCACCGTTTTTTGGAACGTTATCTGACCGTATCGGTAGAAGACCGTTATTAATCGGCGGACTATTTGTCTTTATGTTAAGTTTTTTAGTATTTGCGATTTTCTCGAATAGTCTTGCGGTTCTTTACATCAGCCGTTTCATTGCAGGTATGGCGTCAGGTGCACTATATGTCGCGACAACTTCAATGGTCGCAGATATTACATCTATTGAAACACGTACTAAATACATGGGACTTATCGGTATGGCAATGGGTATCGGATTCGTATTCGGCCCAGGTATCGGTGGTCTACTCGCATCTGTTTCTGTCTCAGCACCATTTTTTATGACTGCAATTATTATTTTTATTGCGCTTATCTTTTCGGTGTTGAAAATACAAGAAACATATCGTTCGAATACAGATATTGAGCGTGGGATCACTGTCCAAAAGGAATATTTTATTCAACCTGTTGGTATACTTCTCGTTGCGACGTTTGTCGTCATGTTTATGATGAGTGGTATGGAAAGTACGTTCCAACTACTCGGTAAAGAAAAAATCGATATTACACCAGGAGAGATGGGTGTACTGTTCTTTATCGGTGGAATTTTTAACGCGATCATTCAAGGTGGCGTGATTCGTAAGTTAAAAGATGGCCAAGAATATGGTGCGATGATCATCGGTCAAGCGATGGCATTAATTGCATTTATTATGTTGCCGTTTATGACGGGGTTATTTTACGCGGGAATTTGTATCGTCTTATTAATGTCAGGTAATGCACTCGTTCGTACGTTAATGACATCTCAAATTACGAAAGAAGCAAGACATCATGAAGTTGGTAAAATGACAGCTACAACGTATTCTCTCGATAGTCTCGGGCGTATTGTCGGACCGATATTTTTCAACATACTATTCTTAATTCACTACGGTGTACCGTTTGTGTTTGGTGCACTTCTCGTGTTATTATCGACGTTCTTCATTTACCAGTATTATAGAAAAAGAGGTCAAGTTGCATGA
- a CDS encoding SE1832 family protein, which yields MDLKQHLETLKYDYIRIQGDLEKIESTGQAPDKMLKQLESLEREIKEIKDKIKKGS from the coding sequence ATGGATTTAAAACAACATTTAGAAACTTTAAAATATGATTACATCCGAATCCAGGGTGATTTAGAAAAAATTGAATCCACTGGACAAGCTCCAGATAAGATGCTGAAGCAGTTAGAGTCTCTTGAACGTGAGATCAAAGAGATAAAAGATAAAATTAAAAAAGGCAGTTGA